One window from the genome of Rariglobus hedericola encodes:
- a CDS encoding glycosyltransferase family 2 protein produces the protein MNAAPAITVLMPVHNAAPFVRAAIDSILTQSWTEFEFLIIDDGSSDDSLAVIKGIADPRIRLVEQKPNQGIVSTLNSGLALARGRYIARMDADDLALPGRLEQQFNFMESHPEVGLCGTYFQKIGDDPGPGWIRFHENASLQIALLFENPFCHPTVMMRREILSRHQLLYPADAPHAEEYALWARLARHTHFANLPDTLLHYRTHARQVSRLHNAIQCRSIDHVIRTQLAHLGLLRLSSGQLALHQVLGGGFYPLPGYIAHLKKWTRTLVVANARTGLFDHAELTRQLEERLRVARDYHERMLAEMPPVRRLKWRISTWLRHHADSLRPRAEATPLASP, from the coding sequence ATGAACGCAGCCCCCGCCATCACGGTCCTGATGCCTGTTCACAATGCCGCGCCATTCGTCCGCGCCGCGATCGACAGCATTCTCACGCAGTCTTGGACCGAATTTGAGTTTCTCATCATCGATGACGGTTCTTCCGACGACAGCCTTGCCGTCATCAAAGGCATTGCCGACCCACGCATTCGTCTCGTTGAACAAAAGCCCAACCAAGGCATCGTTAGCACGCTCAACTCAGGTCTCGCGCTTGCCCGCGGCCGCTACATCGCCCGCATGGATGCCGACGACCTCGCGCTCCCCGGGCGCCTTGAGCAACAATTCAACTTCATGGAATCGCATCCCGAGGTCGGCCTCTGCGGCACATACTTCCAAAAAATCGGCGACGATCCCGGCCCCGGCTGGATACGCTTTCACGAAAACGCTTCACTCCAGATCGCCCTGCTTTTTGAGAATCCGTTTTGTCACCCCACGGTGATGATGCGTCGTGAAATCCTCTCGCGACATCAGCTGCTCTATCCCGCGGATGCCCCCCACGCCGAAGAATACGCGCTGTGGGCCCGGCTTGCCCGGCACACACACTTCGCCAACCTGCCTGACACCTTGCTTCACTATCGCACCCATGCTCGTCAAGTGAGCCGGCTGCACAACGCAATCCAGTGCCGCTCGATTGATCACGTCATCCGCACGCAGCTCGCTCATCTCGGATTGCTCCGTCTTTCTTCCGGACAACTCGCCCTCCACCAAGTTCTCGGAGGCGGATTTTATCCGCTGCCCGGTTACATCGCGCACCTTAAAAAATGGACTCGCACACTCGTCGTCGCCAACGCACGCACCGGACTTTTTGATCACGCTGAACTCACACGACAGCTTGAAGAGCGGCTCCGTGTGGCGCGTGATTACCATGAACGCATGCTGGCTGAAATGCCCCCTGTTCGTCGTTTGAAATGGCGAATCTCAACTTGGTTAAGACATCACGCCGACTCGCTCCGCCCCCGCGCTGAGGCAACTCCACTCGCATCTCCATGA